The window ACCGTTTCGGCACGATCGGCGAGGCGACGTGCAAGATCATGCGGATTTTGGGTCATGGTCGTTTCCCATGCGAAAAGGCCCGCCGTCTCCGGCGGGCCAGTCTCGCAAGTCGTTGACGTTATTCGGCCGCGATCGCGGTGGGGGCGTCGTGGGCCGTCTCATTCTCCGCAGTCGGCTCATCTTCGGCCATAGCCGTTTCGCCGCCGATCGCCGTCGATTCATCGCCCACTTCGACAGGTTGCTCGGTGGCCGCGGAGGCAGCGTGGGTTTCCGGCTGACCAACGGTGCGGAGCGGCTCCGGCAACCAAGCGGTGTCGGCCAACAGCGTTTCCGCCTCGGCCGCCATGTCGCCCTTCTTCAGATGCTCGATCCGGTCGGCGGCGCGCTGACCCTTCGCCTGCGCGACCGCCTGTAGGATGCGGGCCTTCGTCACCAAGCCGAGGAAATTGTCCACGGTCGGTTTCCACCCGGCGGCCGCCATGTCGAGATCGACGGCCTGTGCGAGCCGATCGGCATGGGCGAACGCCCGCGGCCGCCGGTTCCAGGGCTCGTAGACCGCGTTGACCGAGAGGCTGACGATGTGCGCGAAGAGGCCTGCCTGACTGTCGCCGTCCCACGCCTGGAGCGCCTCCCAGAGGTCGGCCGATTCCTTCGGCAGCGCCTTCGCCCAGCTCTCGTGTCGGACGCGGATCGCCTCGGCCGAGGCGCTGTCGTTGAGCCCCGGCGCCTGGGTGCCGAAGCTGATGCTCTTCACATCGAGTTCGAGGCAGCTATCCGAACCATAGTGGTAGAAGGTCTTCAGCGTGAGGACATGGAGAGCCGCGAGGAAGGCGACATCCGGCCGCTCGCCGAGCGCGTGGCGCAAGCCCAGCGTCCGGTGCGAGGTCAGTTCGGTCACTAGCCGATCGGAGATCGGCGAAACGCCATCGTCCTCCTCCGCGTCGGCGTCGGGCTCCGCCGTGACGACGGCTTCAGGACCTTCGTAACCGGCGGCCATGGCGTGCTCGTCATCGCCGTCCGCGGACAGCTCGGTCTCGGGTTCGGCCGGTAGCTCGTCTTCCGACCGAACATAACCGCGCTCGACGCGAAGTTGGCCGTCGGCGCCGATGTTGACGAAGGCGCCGGCGCGCGCGATCTCGGCGGTGTCGAACACAACGGGACGGTTGTCGAAGCCCTCGATCAGCGTCTCCAGCTCCGAGAGACGTTCGTCCACCTCGTCCGGCAGTTCGTCGGCGTCCTGGTATTCCTCGGACAGCCGGTCGAACTCGGCCTGGAGCGCATCGCGGCTTGCCTCCTCTTCGGGGGTCAACGGCACGGTCTCGCCGCGAAGCTGGCGCAGTCCGAAGGCGTGTCCATAGGCGAAGTCCGGCGCGACTTCGATCCACTTCCAGCCTTCGGCGGCGACCACCTCGGCGTCCGCCTTCAGCTTGTCGGCCACCATCTGGTCGACGAGCAGAACATCCTGCAGCCAGCCGCCGTCATCGCCTTGGAATAGGTCGCGCAGGACCGTGCCACCGGCCGCGACGTAGGCGTCAATGCCAATAAACTGCACGCGCTTGTCCGAGGCGCGAACCGCGCCCTCGGTCAGCATGCGGCGGATGACGTAGGGCTGCTTGTCGTAAGAGGCTTTCAACCGCTCGAACACCTGCTCCTGACGCTCATGGTCACCGGAGACGGTGAAGGCCATGAGCTGGTCGAGCGTCATGCCGTCCTCGGCATAGACGCCGAGCAAGGCTGGCGAGACCGACGCAAGCTTCAGGCGCTGCTTCACCACGTTGACGGAAACGAAGAACGCGGCGGCGATCTCTTCTTCGGGCTGTCCTTTCTCGCGCAGCGCCAGGAAGGCACGGAACTGGTCAAGCGGATGCAGCGGTGCGCGCTGGACGTTCTCGGCGAGCGAGTCCTCCTCCGCGATGCCGCTTTCGCGAACGATGCACGGCACCGGCGCGGTCTTGGCGAGGCGCTTCTGCTTCACGAGCAGCTCCAGCGCCCGGTAGCGCCGGCCACCGGCCGGGATCTCGAACATGCCGGTCTCGACGCCGGCCTGGTCGACGACAGCGCGCACGCTGAGGCCCTGCAAGAGGCCTCGGCGGGCGATATCGTCGGCTAACTCCTCCACCGAGACGCCGGCCTTGACGCGCCGGACGTTCGACTGGGAGAGCAAGAGCTTGTTGAAAGGGATGTCGCGCGAGGGCGAGAGGGTGATCTTCTGAACAGGGGTAGCCATCGGGATGTACTCCGCGACGAGCGCCGAAAGCCTCTCTCTCAGCACCAACTCGTCACGAAGCGCAGCGCCGCCCTCTCACTCTGGAGGGCAGCGCCGCAGAACCGACGACTTCCAATTAGCGCACCTTCGACTACCAATTTGCCGGCATCGGCTGAAAGTCGGAGACACGCCTTTCCGCATCTCCGGCTTTCCGGGACTCAGGCCGCCCGATCGAGCAGCTTCTTGGCCCGCGCCTCCAGGTCGAGCCGCGCGTCCTGCTGAGTCTTGTCTCGCGCGACAGCGGTGATGCCCTGGACGAAATCGAAGACGCTTTCGGGCTTGCGCCCTTCCTCGGCCAGGACGGTCTCAATGATCTTTGCCGTCTCGCTCTTGGAAAAGCCGCGCTTG is drawn from Novosphingobium decolorationis and contains these coding sequences:
- a CDS encoding ParB/RepB/Spo0J family partition protein — encoded protein: MATPVQKITLSPSRDIPFNKLLLSQSNVRRVKAGVSVEELADDIARRGLLQGLSVRAVVDQAGVETGMFEIPAGGRRYRALELLVKQKRLAKTAPVPCIVRESGIAEEDSLAENVQRAPLHPLDQFRAFLALREKGQPEEEIAAAFFVSVNVVKQRLKLASVSPALLGVYAEDGMTLDQLMAFTVSGDHERQEQVFERLKASYDKQPYVIRRMLTEGAVRASDKRVQFIGIDAYVAAGGTVLRDLFQGDDGGWLQDVLLVDQMVADKLKADAEVVAAEGWKWIEVAPDFAYGHAFGLRQLRGETVPLTPEEEASRDALQAEFDRLSEEYQDADELPDEVDERLSELETLIEGFDNRPVVFDTAEIARAGAFVNIGADGQLRVERGYVRSEDELPAEPETELSADGDDEHAMAAGYEGPEAVVTAEPDADAEEDDGVSPISDRLVTELTSHRTLGLRHALGERPDVAFLAALHVLTLKTFYHYGSDSCLELDVKSISFGTQAPGLNDSASAEAIRVRHESWAKALPKESADLWEALQAWDGDSQAGLFAHIVSLSVNAVYEPWNRRPRAFAHADRLAQAVDLDMAAAGWKPTVDNFLGLVTKARILQAVAQAKGQRAADRIEHLKKGDMAAEAETLLADTAWLPEPLRTVGQPETHAASAATEQPVEVGDESTAIGGETAMAEDEPTAENETAHDAPTAIAAE